From one Nocardioides sp. Kera G14 genomic stretch:
- a CDS encoding alpha/beta hydrolase, whose translation MNLLSKPGEVAGSVVGGTLSTAERVTFTTSVGLPDPVLRRLVGRPIVVDGQTLAPDVQMMLKLAKVAGPAVESLPIEKGRVALLRQSLLAGGEQRIGKVQTVETDGGKGRLYTPTFVDETQPGPLLVFFHGGGFIYGDLDSHDAAVRFLCEQSGVRVLSVDYRLAPEDPFPAAYDDAVAAFRWAVSHASALGADPTRIGVSGDSAGGNLAAGVALAVGKDCAFQLLIYPVTERTDATTASRKAFAEGFYLTGTFMDLASRNYVDPAAGHDPADPRLAPLYADIPADTAPAFIATAGFDPLRDEGEAYARKLADAGVAVESWRYSDQIHGFFNTIVLRSSRAAVADLAAALKSALA comes from the coding sequence GTGAACCTCCTCTCCAAGCCCGGCGAAGTGGCCGGTTCAGTCGTTGGCGGCACGCTCTCCACCGCAGAGCGGGTCACGTTCACCACCTCCGTCGGGCTGCCCGATCCGGTGCTCCGTCGACTGGTCGGGCGTCCGATCGTCGTCGACGGGCAGACACTGGCGCCCGACGTACAGATGATGCTCAAGCTGGCGAAGGTCGCCGGCCCCGCGGTCGAGTCGCTGCCGATCGAGAAGGGTCGCGTCGCGCTGCTGCGACAGTCGCTCCTCGCCGGCGGCGAGCAGCGGATCGGAAAGGTCCAGACGGTCGAGACCGACGGCGGCAAGGGCCGGCTCTACACGCCCACGTTCGTCGATGAGACCCAGCCGGGACCGCTGCTGGTCTTCTTCCACGGCGGCGGCTTCATCTACGGCGACCTCGACTCCCACGACGCCGCGGTGCGCTTCCTCTGCGAGCAGTCGGGGGTCCGTGTCCTCTCCGTCGACTACCGGCTCGCTCCGGAGGATCCCTTCCCTGCGGCGTACGACGATGCCGTCGCCGCCTTTCGCTGGGCGGTGAGCCACGCCTCGGCCTTGGGTGCGGACCCGACCCGGATCGGTGTCTCCGGCGACTCCGCGGGCGGCAACCTCGCGGCCGGTGTCGCGCTGGCAGTGGGCAAGGACTGCGCCTTCCAGTTGCTGATCTACCCCGTCACGGAGCGGACCGACGCGACCACCGCGTCGCGCAAGGCGTTCGCGGAGGGCTTCTACCTCACCGGGACGTTCATGGACCTTGCGTCGCGCAACTACGTCGACCCGGCCGCCGGCCACGACCCCGCCGACCCACGGCTCGCCCCTCTGTACGCCGACATCCCGGCCGACACCGCCCCCGCGTTCATCGCGACGGCCGGCTTCGACCCGCTCCGCGACGAGGGTGAGGCCTATGCGCGCAAGCTCGCCGACGCCGGTGTCGCGGTCGAGTCGTGGCGCTACAGCGACCAGATCCATGGGTTCTTCAACACGATCGTGCTGCGCTCCTCACGCGCCGCCGTGGCGGATCTTGCCGCGGCGCTGAAGAGCGCGCTCGCCTGA
- a CDS encoding endonuclease domain-containing protein, translating to MTATGQAGVITFAQARAAGLTWSAIANRIRSDRWQKLSSTVLCTSTGQLTLEQRRWLGVLNGGDGAMLGGLTAAAVAGLQRWDRDEITVVVPYKAEVPPQVAGVRYVRSRRAIETMRSPAEGVPRMLIEPAVLLFGAADRSERTAQGVLAAVIQQQLTTPDDLVRWVRLLKPLKRSKLLHVALSEMAGGAQSLAEIDIRRLCKRFGFPPPKGQVKRKDSEGRTRFTDCEWRLPSGQILILEVDGLFHLDVESWEDDLARQRALSEPGRIIIRCTARELRDDPDRIARDLIKLGLPRAA from the coding sequence AGTGACCGGTGGCAGAAGCTGTCCTCCACGGTGCTGTGCACATCCACGGGGCAGCTGACGCTCGAGCAGCGGAGATGGCTCGGCGTCCTGAACGGCGGCGACGGAGCGATGCTCGGAGGACTCACGGCAGCTGCGGTTGCAGGACTCCAGCGCTGGGACCGTGATGAGATCACGGTGGTCGTCCCCTACAAGGCCGAGGTGCCGCCTCAGGTCGCTGGTGTGAGATACGTGCGCTCACGCCGGGCGATCGAGACGATGCGCAGTCCGGCCGAGGGCGTGCCACGCATGCTCATTGAACCCGCGGTCCTCCTCTTCGGAGCTGCTGACCGTTCCGAACGCACCGCTCAGGGCGTCCTCGCGGCCGTGATCCAGCAGCAACTGACCACGCCCGACGACCTCGTCAGGTGGGTCCGGCTGCTCAAGCCGCTGAAGCGATCCAAGCTTCTCCACGTGGCCCTGTCCGAGATGGCTGGCGGTGCGCAGTCGCTCGCCGAAATCGACATCCGCCGGCTCTGCAAGCGCTTCGGCTTCCCGCCACCGAAGGGCCAGGTCAAGCGCAAGGACAGCGAGGGCCGCACCCGCTTCACGGACTGCGAGTGGCGGCTGCCGAGCGGGCAGATCCTGATCCTCGAGGTCGACGGCCTCTTCCACCTGGACGTCGAGTCCTGGGAGGACGATCTGGCTCGTCAACGTGCTCTGAGCGAGCCCGGCCGAATCATCATCCGCTGTACTGCGCGCGAACTGCGCGATGATCCTGACCGGATCGCGCGCGATCTGATCAAGCTCGGTCTTCCTCGCGCTGCCTGA
- a CDS encoding RNA degradosome polyphosphate kinase — MTLEVPETEAGQNEVGSYDVEPPYVPDHEALAAVEGFEDRFLDRELSWLKFNQRVLELAEDERVPLLERVRFLAIFTSNLDEFFMVRVAGLKRRIAAGLAVRAASGLMPREVLEQIWSTTRVLSERHSAAFTDKLMPALWKEGIELVRWADLSEAEQKHCKKLFKERIFPVLTPLAVDPAHPFPYISGLSLNLAVLLRDPKSEKEHFARVKVPSNFTRFVPLGNERFVPLEDVIGEHLKRLFPGMEILEVHTFRVTRNEDLEVEEDDAESLLAALEKELLRRRFGPPVRLEVEATISDDVLSLLVSELGISEAEVFRLPGPLDLRGVHAIADIDRGELKFPGFVPTTHHRLADVESAAPVDVFKASRRRDIFLHHPYDSFATSVQRFIEQAAADPHVLAIKQTLYRTSGDSPIIDALIDAAEAGKQVLVLVEIKARFDEQANIRWARKLEQAGCHVVYGLVGLKTHCKLAMVVRDEGTYGGGIRRYTHIGTGNYNPKTSRLYEDFGLITTNEAIGEDVAHLFNNLSGWSRQAKYGQLLVAPDSVRSGLIEQIHAEIAHHRAGRPARIRLKANSVVDEAVIDSLYLASQEGVPVQLLVRGICALRPGVPGLSENIEVRSILGRFLEHSRVFTFENGGEQVAWIGSADMMHRNLDRRVEVLVKIPLEDHVRALSDLLDEAFAPTTKAWVLDSRGEWTLNDGTIDLQEELVERQRRKR, encoded by the coding sequence ATGACGCTGGAGGTACCGGAGACCGAGGCTGGGCAGAACGAGGTCGGCTCGTACGACGTGGAGCCGCCGTACGTCCCCGACCACGAGGCCCTCGCGGCGGTCGAAGGATTCGAGGACCGCTTCCTCGACCGCGAGCTCTCGTGGCTGAAGTTCAACCAGCGGGTGCTCGAGCTGGCCGAGGACGAGCGCGTGCCGCTGCTGGAGCGGGTGCGCTTCCTGGCGATCTTCACGTCCAACCTCGACGAGTTCTTCATGGTCCGCGTCGCCGGCCTGAAGCGCCGGATCGCCGCCGGCCTCGCCGTGCGTGCTGCGAGCGGCCTGATGCCGCGCGAGGTCCTCGAGCAGATCTGGTCGACCACGCGTGTCCTCTCCGAGCGGCACTCGGCCGCCTTCACCGACAAGCTCATGCCGGCGCTGTGGAAGGAGGGCATCGAGCTCGTCCGCTGGGCCGACCTGTCCGAGGCCGAGCAGAAGCACTGCAAGAAGCTCTTCAAGGAGCGGATTTTCCCGGTGCTGACTCCGCTGGCAGTCGATCCTGCGCACCCCTTCCCCTACATCTCCGGCCTCTCGCTCAACCTCGCGGTGCTGCTGCGCGACCCGAAGAGCGAGAAGGAGCACTTCGCGCGCGTGAAGGTGCCCTCGAACTTCACACGGTTCGTGCCGCTGGGCAACGAGCGCTTCGTGCCACTCGAGGACGTCATCGGCGAGCACCTCAAGCGGCTCTTCCCCGGGATGGAGATCCTCGAGGTGCACACCTTCCGCGTGACCCGCAACGAGGACCTCGAGGTCGAGGAGGACGACGCCGAGAGTCTCTTGGCCGCGCTGGAGAAGGAGCTCCTCCGCCGTCGGTTCGGTCCTCCCGTGAGGCTCGAGGTCGAGGCCACGATCTCTGACGACGTACTCTCCCTGCTGGTCTCCGAGCTCGGCATCTCCGAGGCCGAGGTCTTCCGCCTGCCGGGCCCGCTGGACCTGCGCGGCGTCCACGCCATCGCCGACATCGACCGTGGCGAGCTGAAATTCCCCGGGTTCGTGCCGACGACCCACCACCGCTTGGCTGACGTGGAGTCGGCGGCGCCGGTCGACGTGTTCAAGGCCTCCCGACGGCGCGACATCTTCCTGCACCACCCCTACGACTCCTTCGCGACGTCGGTACAGCGCTTCATCGAGCAGGCCGCCGCCGACCCGCACGTGCTGGCGATCAAGCAGACCCTCTACCGGACGTCGGGTGACTCACCGATCATCGATGCCCTCATCGACGCGGCCGAGGCGGGCAAGCAGGTGCTCGTGCTGGTCGAGATCAAGGCGCGTTTCGACGAGCAGGCCAACATCCGCTGGGCGCGCAAGCTCGAGCAGGCCGGCTGCCATGTGGTCTACGGGCTGGTCGGCCTCAAGACGCACTGCAAGCTCGCGATGGTCGTCCGGGACGAGGGCACCTATGGGGGCGGGATCCGGCGCTACACCCACATCGGGACCGGCAACTACAACCCGAAGACGTCCCGCCTCTACGAGGACTTCGGCCTGATCACGACCAACGAGGCGATCGGCGAGGATGTCGCGCACCTCTTCAACAACCTCTCGGGCTGGTCGCGACAGGCGAAGTACGGCCAGCTGTTGGTGGCGCCCGATTCCGTGCGCTCCGGCCTGATCGAGCAGATCCACGCCGAGATCGCCCACCACCGCGCCGGCCGGCCCGCGCGGATCCGGCTCAAGGCCAACTCGGTCGTCGACGAGGCCGTGATCGACTCCCTGTATCTCGCGTCCCAAGAAGGCGTGCCCGTGCAACTGCTGGTGCGCGGCATCTGCGCCCTGCGGCCCGGTGTGCCGGGGTTGTCGGAGAACATCGAGGTCCGCTCGATCCTCGGCCGCTTCCTGGAGCACTCGCGGGTCTTCACCTTCGAGAACGGTGGCGAGCAGGTCGCCTGGATCGGTTCGGCCGACATGATGCACCGTAACCTCGACCGCCGCGTCGAGGTGCTCGTGAAGATCCCGCTGGAGGATCATGTCCGGGCGCTCAGCGACCTCCTCGACGAGGCCTTCGCACCGACGACCAAGGCGTGGGTGCTCGATTCGAGGGGTGAGTGGACGCTCAACGACGGCACGATCGACCTGCAGGAGGAGCTCGTCGAGCGTCAGCGCCGCAAGCGCTGA